The window tagtcacgccgtttgagaaatgagaactcataccatCGAAGCAGatgtaaaacaagttatcaaccatcaatcgtcctcgctcctATTCTAACAATAGCCGCCAGTGCACGCGGTCTTTATGGCagatatgtttgttgtgtaatacttcacacaagtaatacacgAACGAATATTTAATTTGTCATAAGCTAAATAACCTGCTAGACGCACGTCACTTCGCTCTGTATTGGATTCACAAAATGCATGTTCTATTACCATCAAAACCTGTTGAATTCCGTCGAAAAAGTCGTAATCACCACACAAACTCATTGTCTAATTACAAATAACAACATTGCGTATTTCTAAATTTGTCCACATTGTTAACTTTTTACATGTATATGTTTATAGTGGTGCCATATTTATTCATATCGGATCAAGAACCACACTTATTGCGACACCTGCACTCGATTCACTCGGCTACCGAGCGGAATAAAAAGCAAGAGGGATAGGCTATAAACCAAACGAACTGGGATTTTTGTGAGCAGGCTTTTGATCTTCACTCTAAAGCATTTTTGCAAACGGCCCCCCATATCTGCAATGAGATCATTTTTTTCCCAGTTTTCCATCTCTTCAATGTTGTATTAAAAGTTTTCTGGGGTCACCAATCTGTGGTTTCTGGTTAACAGTTGTGCTTACCAACGATAAGTACCAGCGCTACGCGACTTAATTATCATAAAATCTAACTCCTATACTATAATGTTTCGAAGGCGCGTTCAGTTAACACAGGGCCAGACCGGTATTGGATACCAGAATACTCcaacaaaaactattttttgtttaatagcGGCCATACGAGACAAAGCTACTGTTCACAGTAGAATTGTCGCCAAAAAATAACAGACAAGAAACAAATTGTATCAGCGTTACAGGTAGGTTCTTCCAGTAAAGGTACATCTTCTAACTCCTCCGCGCTCTGTGTGCCGcgtcttcttcttcttcttctttcgtATGAGGTCGGCTCAAGCATATTCAGCTACCAATTGCAGTCATTTCTTCCCTTCTTCGTCAGGGGTCTTCAGGTCTTCTTGGCCTATGGGTGGGTGTAGGACACGACAGTCGAAGACGATGTGTTCTGCTGTTTGTGATTCTGCACCGCAAATTCATGATGGTGATGTTTTGAGGCCCCAGCGGTGCATGCATTCGCCAAAACGGCCTACTCCAGTAGGCCGCGTGAGACTTGACATCGCGGAATTGTCTTGCACAACTCTGGTCTATCTATAGATATCTTAAATGTATAAGATAAATATActtacatacatacataagATCTCTATAGGTCAATCAATCTTATCGCGCTATTGCAGGGATGCCAATTCCGTGCTTTCAATACAACTTTAGGCTCTAAAGTTAGTTGTGCGTTACCTTAGTAGCTGCGCTTTAAGATTACTTTTGGATTCtcctcattttaaaaattttcgttttcttttGTGTGATaactagggcccgcaaaagtcaataaagtcaaaaatttttaaggacctcgtctgaccacgaatcaaagaataaagttgttttcagcacctaggggattgtttctaagaagtttataggtcaaaataaagtcaaaatttacaataaagtcaaaatttgtcaaattatggcttttgacaaagtttttgtgtttcttgaaagtaatttttgtaaaaatcctcgtggaagcattgtaaatcaggaactgcgacataattaaaccatattaacccataaaaataggaaataagtcacgatgcccacttggatcagcagtaacttttatcgcatattgtccattgtttattcattgttacgtatttaaataactcttacaaaacacttcctcttcataaatgtggtcttttcgaagatcaacagtttggattttaggaatagcctactgacattctgtaatacaaaaatgcctaagcaagctaaatcgtcttcagcaaaagttagacagatttgtcgagatttttctgatgaatttaatgcaactcccgggggtaatttaaggtgcaatttttgagaggttatagtgaagtgcgataaaaagtattttgttgaaggccacaggaaaagtaaacaccATCAAGCTGGAGtggagcaacaacaagtatttcctgtttaatttgctgtttattagaatttaccatgcggagaaaatcgaggcaaagtgcccttttcacaaggacaaaataaaacaagctacctaaatctatcgccaaagaacacgacgcactttttataatcattataacaccttgacttttcgacaaaatattacgtttgggtctgaaatcgacaaaatattatgtttgggtaactggaggaagaactgtggcctctacaaataagcaatttcgttaggtcaaaataaaaatggccctagtgaTAACGTTTATCTGAAATTTTTGTCGTCAGTCTATCTATTTTGCAGCTTGACATGTTTATtctattttaaagtttaaatcgCTTTTTAggataattttttacaatagTTTGCGTAGTGTTTGATCATTTGGTCAAAGGAACCAttagcaaaatttaaaatagtgAAAATTCATGTTTAAAGAAATTGGGCGTTTCCAACATGAATATTTGCTTTATTGTGTGACAAActcatagatatcttatatataacaacattatataagatatctatagACAAACCCAGCTCTTTGACATAAACAAACATGGCAACTCTGCTCTATCGAAACTCAGAAAATGGCAAAGAAACTCTTGCTAGTAAGTGGTAGCATTTTCGTGCGAAAGCGTAAGGTTATGCGAGGaagtttttaaagaaatttttggaaTGTCGACCGTTGGTATTAGATTGCATCGAAGTGGATCCATTTATTCAAGGTATTTCAACTGTATATTTTGCCTTAACGTTAAATCTCGATGTCGCCAGCATGTTATTCAGGAGGTCTCTTCTCTTTTTACTATTGTACTCCCACACTGCCCTACGAGAGTATAAAGACTTAAATGGGAAGGAATTATGAGAAAATATTAAGAAGATTATTGCGTAATGATTTGTGGTCGATCCTGATATGGAAATATAGAAGCATGTCTAGAAGACACATTGTATTTACCCCCTACTGGAAAGTCTGATTTTAGTGCGCCGGATaaacgaagtgactatttcaccggcgtCTGTCCAGCTGTTTACCTAAGTTGCGGAATCGTAATACGGTACTGCTGATTTTCGCTGATGAGTTTTTCACCGGCCGCTATTTActgaagtaagaaaataccaaTTGTGCAACCGCCTAGCCGTTTACTGAattgtaactttttttttaaatccatAACCAGCAGCCGGTAAAATAATCTGGATAATCAACGTAATGACTATTGACAAAATTTGCGATACGCCAACATAATACTTATAATATAGAGCAAAACGGCAAATCTGCGTCAGATAAAATTGGCTCAGAAGTCATATTTCTGAGTCGTATAAATTCAGCGCattatacaaactttccagtagggatTTTTACCTAAACCTGTAAACAGGAAGGCTGCAGTCTGCAGTAAGACATTAAAAGCTGAACTggctgaaattgaaaacaagtGTTTCTCGtcaattttctaaatttaaaaatgtcagcAAAAACACATTAAGGGCAAAAATGGCTGCTAATACTGGAACATAGGTAAAAACTATAGTGGAGAGTGTGCATGCATAAGATTCATCAACATTCACACCGAAATTTTTTATCTCCAtgtcgatttataataaacaaataaggAAAAACTGGtgtttgaatgccaatttctAATAAATAAGCTATAAATTGAAGCTTTTGGTGGATGCCATAATTTGTGACTTTGCATGTGCACAATTTCtcgtcaaaaactgccatactttccagtctggAGTGAAAGGGCTAAAAACGACCTGATCAGAATGGGCTGAAACAGCAATatcagaaaagaaaaaaatgactgaAAGGATGAAAACAtccaaattagaaaaaactgaaaatggTCGAAGCAGAAAGGgctgaaaattgcaaaattggAAAGGACTGAAAATGACAAGATTGGAAAAAGCTGAAAACAACGAGATTGGAAAGGACTGAAAACTATTACAATTAATAAGATTGCAATTGTTGAAGCCATGAAGAGTTAAAAATATAGAGTTAAATAgaactaaaataaaagaataaatagTAATTAGCTGATGTTTAAACTAACTGTTCTCGGCGATTAGCTAGTAAGAGAAgaaagaaaactaaaaattgtGAAGTAGTAGTAATGTAATCTCCTTGTGTATTTGAAATTTAGTGCATGCCGATTTTGACACTAAAAATTTGTAGTTATTTTCAgctttttctcatttctttgttttcagcGTTTTATGATTGCGTAGTTTCCAGCCTTTTTCAATTTCATCGTTTTTAGTACATTCCGATCTCaccattttcatttatttcaatCATGTTGCTTTcagtatttttaatttggtgGTTTCATCCCTTTTCAAACTCATCATTTTTAGCTCttttagtattttttgttatcagTCCATTTTGCCTCTGGGAAACATGCTTTTTTTATCTCAGCCTTTTAAAGCTTTTAGTGAAATCCAAACACCATTCcttaaaaatgttgaaatatcATTTTAAACGTACTtaataaatttgattttgacaGTTAAACTCATAATTTTATGAATATCTTAGTCATAAAAATCAAGATGCACTTGCTTTGCATTGTATCATGTTAATAGTCCTATATTTATAATGCAGGTAGGTGTAATGTTATACTGTACTTATGTGACTATTTGTGTTCAGAATTCGAGATTTACTCAAGACTGATGTTATAGAAAGGGACAATAGACCGTTGTGGTATGATGTTTACGAAGCATTTCCACCAATACGGGAACCTGTTTATGTCCCTGACATGAAGCTTGATGAATTTGGCTTGAGTATTGCCAAAGATGATGTTAGACCAATATTGTATGAAGAAGACTGGGTTCGTGCGTGAGTATTTTCTATCATAGCAAAATAAAGGACTTTGAAGTGCACCAAACCATTATGCTTTGTTATTGATTGCAAAAGACTGTTTAaccaattttgaaaacaaatttttacattatATGTTGCAGAACTTACAGCCTTCACTATAGTAAAGTTAGTCATAACAACCTCAAGGATGTGACTTCGATGtttattgacaaaaaatatcCTTGCGTATGCTCTACACTTAAGTATGCACATTGCACAAAATCAATGTTCTATAAGCGTATAAAAACTGTATGAAATATTGTACTACACTTAGGAGCTTTATTCAACTCAATAAGTTAataatgtttgaaattaattttagaTTTGTGGAACAATATCAGGAATTTAAGAACAAGGACTCTTCAAAGGAGGAAATATTTGCAAAGACATTGGACTATTTTGGTAAAATTGATCTGCAAAAGTAATCAAGATAAGGGTCATTTCCTTGACAAAATGCAAAAGATTGGTGGCTTAAGTACAATGCGGCAGGTCTTCAGTGTAGAAAATCTGGCATTAAGCTAGTTTCCATCAACTATGATATTTATGAGTCTGTAATTTTTCCCcttgttttcattaaaaatcaaaaacggCATTGTTAGACTGGTGAAGTTAGATGTCTCAGAAGGTGATCAGCACTTGCTAAAAATGTGACTTCAAAATCATCCATAAGATTTAGTTGGTTGTCTCTTGCACGATATGATTTTCATCAGCTTGCAAATCAAGAACTTCATTTGTCATTAAAGTTGCCTGTGTTTACAAAATTGCTATTAAGTGATTATCAAGTATGGAAGCTTATATGCTTATCACAAACATTTCTCTGACTCGTTGTAGAAACCGCAAACAGTGGTGGCTGTGATGGAAGGCCATTGTAAATAAAAGTGGAAATCATTACATGTATGGTAAAAACTCTTTGCCTGGTTTAGAAAAGTGAGACAAAATACCAGCATTTACGTGATCTAGTAATTTGATTGACACCGGTATTTATCAGAATTCAAATTTACTATGTGAATCAGTGATTCGATTTATGCAACGGTAAACCTCTAAACGACAGATTGAGCTTAGATTCACGTTTGTATAATTTCAAGTTATACTTGTATTTATAACTTGGTATGTTTTTCCTAGATTTTGTTCTATTAATTTATCTTGACGAGTGGGGTCTGAAAACCCTAGCTACGCCTCGAGTGAATGATTCAGCCAACAACGCTGACTGTGTCtaatgtttaaaaactatTATTTCAATAGCCATAACTGTTAGGTTAAACCGTTGTAATTGGCGCTTTTTACCTAATTTTTGGCTATTGAAAATGTTAGAAAGTTTTACCCAAGCATAAAACTTGCTTGCTCCAGTGCTGATTTTTTTCACACGCTCGAACGTTAAGTCTTTTAAATACAGCTGTGCATTCTTCGCCGATTGTAAAGAAATATTGCAAGCTCGACATCGCTTTATCCGACGTGATAATGACAAGCGACCGAGCATCCCGATCAGGGAATGCACCTTGCTCCAGTCCTGCGGTTGCACAAAGAAAAGTGTAATAACATTCAACGATAGGAGAACCTAATTAAGAGAAATAGACAAAAGCACTTACGTACCTCTACCGTTCTTTTGCATTCTCCTAACAGAAGGTAAGTTGCGGCCATTACAGAATGAACGATAGTTGGAGGAGACGGGTAGCTGCAGATTTCTGAAATAATCATTCGTGTCATTGATAAAATCCCATCCCGAATGCTCTGAATCTCTTTCAGGCGTGAGGCAAGTTGTTGACCTCTATGGAAgtcttttaaaaacatattgcGATTCTCTTCTTTAGTGGGGAGCAGATcttgcaaattattttcaatctAAAATACAACGTCCTATGAGTTATAAAAGGTTGCTTCGTGAAAGCagattataaaaaatttacatgttaagtttttcttttccttatttatataacttatatgctattaaaagcttaaatatatttattaagCGTCATTTATCGATTAGGTAAGcttattttttgcagtgtgttATAAACTTGCTCAcgcttttgttaaaataattgaaaaacaaataggATTCTTGATATGATaagcattgttatttttttttaaattcaggTGTAGAGCCAACACTGTTGAAAGAAAACCTGgtataaaacatgttcaagtTTATCCAAATCCCTTTTTGCAACTGCATTTTGTAAATCTTTGTTGCACTGTGTCGTTGTTAAGACCTTGAAATGCTTTAGGGCTTCATTTTTTAGGTATACACACTCGTCATCTAAATCATCGCCCAATAATCGAGAGAGCCGATGTGTACATCGCCAGAGTTCTGCTCTGAAAAACATGTAGGCCTACCCTGATCAATTTTCAGCAGAACTTTAGAAACAATGTGAGATAAGTACGGAGCAAGACCATAACGCGCGATTGTGAAATCTGTAACAAGAATATATGTCATAAACTATAAAGTAACTTATAAGGCAGGCTTTACAAAAGATATATATGTAACCTAATATTGGCCACCTGTCATCcgttttaattgcattttgtaTTTCTGTAGATAGTCGATGCTTGATGTTTTCAAGAGCTTCCGTTGCCTCAGCTTCTTTTGCTCGTTTGTTTTCCGATTTTTCAAGTTTATCGACAAGTTTCTGTGCCTTATTCAACAAAGTCGAGTTTTTAATGTGATTGTCATTTGGCCACGTCTCTACAGTGACTAAACGCTGACGGTGACAGTCTACGACAGCACATTTTTTACGATCTCGATCTAATGCTTCTACTCCGGCAGTTTCGATCGTTTCCAGTGGAGATTTTTCTAGTGTAGACTGATTTTCAAAGGACATATCGACAACGTTAGCTGTGAGAGCACTAAAAGACACGCCTTGAGTTTGCGATTTACATTCCTTCGCTTGATGCTGCTGTGTTCCTTCGGCACCTTTTTTAAGGTTACGTATCGCTTTTCTTGTTTCAGAATTCGCGGCCAAACCGCTTTTCACCTTTCTGATACGTCGAGCTTTGCTCTTCTTTCTTGTGTTCACTTTTCCACgaattttgtttgcttcagCAGCAGCTTTTTCTTCCACACCACAAACCGTGCGGAATGTGTCCATTGCTGCTCGAACTGCAAGCACGTCATCTGCATTCTGGTGCATAACTTTCTTTAGATTGTGCCTGGCCTCAGAGGCTTGATCTGTGATTAAAACGTTACCTTTCTTGTTCTTTGCATTTACTGCAGATAATTTTTCCTTTGCCATTGCCAGCAGACTGTGAGTGTACTCACTTTTGCCGTCAACATTGAAGTGCAGTAGCTCAGAGGATATTCCAGCAGATTTTATAACATTCAGCAAATCCACTAACGATTGTGAGGAAACTGCGTTGCTCAAATTCTGCCTAAAATCTTGCACTTGGCGTTGTCGTTCAAGTACTTTGCGAATTCCATCTTCCACGTTACTGATAAGATAGTTTGGTATTTTCAAATCGCTGTGAGTAATTAGATGTAAGTTTTGTCGTAGGTTGTCAAACTCGGTTACAGAAATAGTATACTTTCTCATGTTTTCAACTGCGACATTCAAATATTCGCACAAGTTGATTTTCAAATCTTTCGTTTCTAGCCTCAAATCATTTTGATCGTCGCTACTTGTTGTCAAAGCGTTATTGCAACATAGTTGTAAAGTGTGATTTGCATTTCTTCGGGCACAAATTTCAGCTGCATGCAGAGCACAccgataataatttaaaattgcttCGCCTTTTACAATTTGCAGATCCCTAGAAAGCGGCTCAAGTTCTTTTGCTGTAGCAAGGGTTATCCTCagctttgaaatatttcttgtCTGCGCAGCTTCTTCTAAACTCAGCATGTTCAAATCCTtacgtttttgtttaaaacggAAGTCTTTGAGCTTTTCATTCGCCTCTAAAATCACAGATGAAGTTGGAGGAAGATATAAGTTAGCACTATTCTGAAGAGCAGTTTCAAGCTGTGTTACATCATTTTCTTTTATAGCTATTGCCAGCAAAGTGTAGCTCTGTTCTTTCGCGTCCCGCAGTTTGGAGAGTTCTTCCTGTGCGTTCGTTATTTCTTTGCTCAAATCGAAAATAGAGGAATCCGAAGTACGCTGAAGAGcctcttttaaatttttttcgctGCGAGACAAAACTGCTTGATTCAGATCGTAACGAAGGGCATTAGTTTGACTTTCAATATCCGCACACGAAATCTCTAGTTCTGCCAGTTTGATTGCAGCGGCATTCTTTATCTGGGTGATTATACTGCAAGGAAACAATTCAGAGAGAAATCTTGAGATTGATTTTAAGAGAAGAACACTAGTTTCATCATCAGTAAAATCTGCATCAGCGATTTTGAAAGTAGCAGAAATGTTAGAGACCGCACGTTTAATATGACTCATTCCATTTTGTAAATCATTACGGTTAAAAGGATGGTAGTGCGAAGCGAGGAAAAGCGTTAGAGTTTGTTCCGCTTTTGCCAGGCTGAGAAGTCGTCCAGCAACTTCAAGCACTTGTTCGGCAAGTTCAAGTTGATTTTTATCAGTTTCAGTTTGTGTTCTTTCTGACCCGTGTTCATCATGTTTCAGCAGAGGCAAACTTGATGACTTTTCCTTCCAAATACATTCAAAATTCTTAGCAGAATCTTGTGCAacttttgtaagttttttaagCTCATCCTGGGCATGTCCAGCGAATTTGACAACGCTCTGTAAAATCTTTTGTCTATACGTCGAATAGTTCACGCTCTGAGAGAGTTGTGTATCTTGCTGTCCGATTGCatcagattttttattttctagaCTAATTTTATGCAATTCATCGGAAAACCATTGTAATTGCAATTCAATGGAGCTGAGGGCGCTTTTCTTTTTCACCAAGGCGTTTAAGTTTCTTTCATTTAGCAAA of the Clavelina lepadiformis chromosome 7, kaClaLepa1.1, whole genome shotgun sequence genome contains:
- the LOC143464683 gene encoding uncharacterized protein LOC143464683 isoform X2 — its product is MFCLTCFAKRRNIIWKKFHKSDEQYHEQCEQAGDNNRTKLSTKKGDVEPDELADVQNFTKKEEDNIKTLQILAVHEYDFPNKNKDNFENLLPHIVLENSSNTFKVADDSCNVGYNLASNEGVLLNERNLNALVKKKSALSSIELQLQWFSDELHKISLENKKSDAIGQQDTQLSQSVNYSTYRQKILQSVVKFAGHAQDELKKLTKVAQDSAKNFECIWKEKSSSLPLLKHDEHGSERTQTETDKNQLELAEQVLEVAGRLLSLAKAEQTLTLFLASHYHPFNRNDLQNGMSHIKRAVSNISATFKIADADFTDDETSVLLLKSISRFLSELFPCSIITQIKNAAAIKLAELEISCADIESQTNALRYDLNQAVLSRSEKNLKEALQRTSDSSIFDLSKEITNAQEELSKLRDAKEQSYTLLAIAIKENDVTQLETALQNSANLYLPPTSSVILEANEKLKDFRFKQKRKDLNMLSLEEAAQTRNISKLRITLATAKELEPLSRDLQIVKGEAILNYYRCALHAAEICARRNANHTLQLCCNNALTTSSDDQNDLRLETKDLKINLCEYLNVAVENMRKYTISVTEFDNLRQNLHLITHSDLKIPNYLISNVEDGIRKVLERQRQVQDFRQNLSNAVSSQSLVDLLNVIKSAGISSELLHFNVDGKSEYTHSLLAMAKEKLSAVNAKNKKGNVLITDQASEARHNLKKVMHQNADDVLAVRAAMDTFRTVCGVEEKAAAEANKIRGKVNTRKKSKARRIRKVKSGLAANSETRKAIRNLKKGAEGTQQHQAKECKSQTQGVSFSALTANVVDMSFENQSTLEKSPLETIETAGVEALDRDRKKCAVVDCHRQRLVTVETWPNDNHIKNSTLLNKAQKLVDKLEKSENKRAKEAEATEALENIKHRLSTEIQNAIKTDDRTLAMYTSALSIIGR
- the LOC143464683 gene encoding uncharacterized protein LOC143464683 isoform X1 — its product is MFCLTCFAKRRNIIWKKFHKSDEQYHEQCEQAGDNNRTKLSTKKGDVEPDELADVQNFTKKEEDNIKTLQILAVHEYDFPNKNKDNFENLLPHIVLENSSNTFKVADDSCNVGYNLASNEGVLLNERNLNALVKKKSALSSIELQLQWFSDELHKISLENKKSDAIGQQDTQLSQSVNYSTYRQKILQSVVKFAGHAQDELKKLTKVAQDSAKNFECIWKEKSSSLPLLKHDEHGSERTQTETDKNQLELAEQVLEVAGRLLSLAKAEQTLTLFLASHYHPFNRNDLQNGMSHIKRAVSNISATFKIADADFTDDETSVLLLKSISRFLSELFPCSIITQIKNAAAIKLAELEISCADIESQTNALRYDLNQAVLSRSEKNLKEALQRTSDSSIFDLSKEITNAQEELSKLRDAKEQSYTLLAIAIKENDVTQLETALQNSANLYLPPTSSVILEANEKLKDFRFKQKRKDLNMLSLEEAAQTRNISKLRITLATAKELEPLSRDLQIVKGEAILNYYRCALHAAEICARRNANHTLQLCCNNALTTSSDDQNDLRLETKDLKINLCEYLNVAVENMRKYTISVTEFDNLRQNLHLITHSDLKIPNYLISNVEDGIRKVLERQRQVQDFRQNLSNAVSSQSLVDLLNVIKSAGISSELLHFNVDGKSEYTHSLLAMAKEKLSAVNAKNKKGNVLITDQASEARHNLKKVMHQNADDVLAVRAAMDTFRTVCGVEEKAAAEANKIRGKVNTRKKSKARRIRKVKSGLAANSETRKAIRNLKKGAEGTQQHQAKECKSQTQGVSFSALTANVVDMSFENQSTLEKSPLETIETAGVEALDRDRKKCAVVDCHRQRLVTVETWPNDNHIKNSTLLNKAQKLVDKLEKSENKRAKEAEATEALENIKHRLSTEIQNAIKTDDRAELWRCTHRLSRLLGDDLDDECVYLKNEALKHFKVLTTTQCNKDLQNAVAKRDLDKLEHVLYQIENNLQDLLPTKEENRNMFLKDFHRGQQLASRLKEIQSIRDGILSMTRMIISEICSYPSPPTIVHSVMAATYLLLGECKRTVEDWSKVHSLIGMLGRLSLSRRIKRCRACNISLQSAKNAQLYLKDLTFERVKKISTGASKFYAWATLMTNEVLDLQADENHIVQETTN
- the LOC143464685 gene encoding small ribosomal subunit protein mS23-like encodes the protein MSTVGIRLHRSGSIYSRIRDLLKTDVIERDNRPLWYDVYEAFPPIREPVYVPDMKLDEFGLSIAKDDVRPILYEEDWVRATYSLHYSKVSHNNLKDVTSMFIDKKYPCVCSTLKFVEQYQEFKNKDSSKEEIFAKTLDYFGKIDLQK